In Chiroxiphia lanceolata isolate bChiLan1 chromosome 7, bChiLan1.pri, whole genome shotgun sequence, the DNA window GAAGAACAGATAGGTTTTCAATGTTAAATTGCCATTTTATGTACTATGAAACACTGGttagaaaaaaagttacaggaAACCTTGAAGGGATGTTGTTTAGGGTTAAAGCTACTCTCCCACTGCCTGTATATACCACTAAATTGTGTGCATTTCTTGCTGACTTGTCTGTTTTACAGGAGAACACGATGGGATTTTATGAAACTCATAAATGTTCTTGTTTTCAAACAGCCTTCAGTAAATCCTGCTCCCAACCGAGTCATGAGGCGGGTCAGCTCGGTCCCATCCAGGGCACAGTCTCCCTCCTACGTGGTCAGCACCGGCGTGTCCCCGTCGCGGGGGTCGCTGCGGACGTCCCTGGGGAGCGGGTACGGTTCTCCCGGCGTGGCCGAGCAGAGATCCCTGGCTTCCCACGGGTACTCCTCCACCACCCTGCCCGTGCAGCGGGCGGCGTCCCCGTACGCCCACAGGCCCGCGTCCCCCTCGGCCGTGCGGCGCGTCGGCTCGCTCACGGCCCGCCAGGCAAACCCCAACGGCGGCGCCTCCCAGTACCAGACCGTGGGCAGAGTGGGCTCTCCTCTGGCCCTCGCCGACGTGCAAACCAGAGTGGGTTCTCCGTCCCAAACTCAGCTGGGATCCTCCTCCCCGAAGCGCTCCGGCATGACGGCGGTTCCGCAGCACTTGGGAACGACGCTGCAGAGGACAATCCATGACGTTGAGCAGTACGGACAGCAGTATGAAATCTATGAGAGGATGGTCCCCCCGCGGCCCGACAGCCTCACAGGTGAGTGACAGGTAAAACTCAGCACAAATCAGAGCGGTACAAAACCCGGGTGTCGTGGGTGAAACGTTGTAGCACTGGGACATAACTGCGGTGGATGTGTCAAATCAGTTGTAAATACTGCTCTCAGACACTGTATCAATCACAAGTTCCCCCTGAATACTGGCTTTCTCTGTGATTGCTAACAGGCATTGAATTAAATCCGATTATTTAAGTTGCTGAGTGAAATTGTCAGTCTTCCAGAGGCATGTCAGCATTTTCAAAGATAAAGTACATCTAAATGTGTGTGCAGGCTGTACATAAAGTAAGAGATACTAGCCTGGAACTAGTGTTATGTCTAgttctttcttaaaatatgtaACTTAGTACTGCTGAATATTAGTCTTATTTTCCACTAATATTTCTTGACTATCTCATACTTCAAGTTAAATATAGGGTAACCATTTTAATACTAGCTTAAAATAAAGCCCTAAAAGGTAGAATCTATTAATCTGAGAGGCAATTCTTATAAAGATGCAATTACTCTACATTTTaagttgtgtgtgtgttactGGTTTGGTTCTGACCCTCATCTGAATGAGCACAGACAAGGTGATTTTCCAATCACGTGCCCTTTTGAACGAATGGCGatgtctgttttttcttttaaactgtcACACTGCAGGAAACTCCAAAATGCTCTCATTCCTCAGCAAAAGGTATATCTTGTCCCTCACCGCTGTTTGCAAGGCATAATAATCTGCCAGTTTGATAAGAGGGTGGGAATGAGTTTGATGGGAAAGGCTGTTCAGTGGTGTAAATGTGTGCAGGCTAGGACTGCATCATTTCTGGTGTAACAGCAATCTTgcactttcaaaatattaacaAGGTACTTTACAAATACCACTACTTGGGAATATCACCTTGTCTAAATAGGTGAACTGATAGATCTTTAGAAAAATAGTTATCGGGATAATGAATCAGTAATTCAGAAACAGACACTTTAAATGTGATGTTTTCAGAATGAAGGAAGTAATTAGCAACATGGTAGTCAAGCTGAGAGAGCATCTTCTTTTATAGCCATCTAAACTGTAATCTTTGCAGAAAACTCGAAATACCCTAACTTCCCTGTGCTTTGTGTTACAAACTGAGTAAGAATCCCTTAGTATTATTAAAAAACTCCTACATTGTCTAGGATAAATTAGTTTTCATGTTCCTTTAGAGGGAGCAGTTCAATATAACACCCGAAATCTGAAACTCAAATTTGTAGATGATCAGTTTTCTGAGAGGACATTTGGAAGTGGGAAAGGTTGGTGCTGTTGCAACCTTCAGTATAACCCAGAGCTCTTCCCTGCTGTGTaagcaggaggagaggatggATATGTGATCAGctcctctcttccttctgtgCTTGCAGTCTCCATTTCCATGGGGTGCATGTTCTGGGAGAACGGTTAGAGGTGAGTGTCTTCCCAGGAGAAGGCACTGTCACCTGGAGCTGTGGGCCCAGCTGTCCCCTTTGCCTGTTCTCATCACCTGTAGATGTGTTTTCTTAGTGATGGCCTAAAGGCTCCCTTGCAGACactgtggcagagcaggtgtGTGATTTGGGGGGGAAATACTCAGATGCAGGATACATTTGGTTATCCGTCACTGCTCCATTGTACTTTTGAAGTTGTTCTGTAATCTCCGTCATTTTGTCACCCTTGCAAAGTTCACTTTGCATGTTCTGTTACTGTGATAGCTGCCAGAGCTTTAGTGCCTGCAGGGGTAATGCCAACATGGACAAGGCTGTATACATTTATATGTATACATTGCATGAAATACTAATATATAGCAAGGTGAAAACAAAGATCTAACCCAGCTGCAGCATAGCTATGTGTATATACTCACATCACAGGCTATTTAGACCTTTATAAAGACTTTTCTCCATGTGCTTACATCTCTACTGCCACTACTGAGCAGATGTTTGCTCTTACTGCTGTGGACTGTTTCAGTTTCAGGATTACAACCCCCTCTaggctgtgccctgtgccctctGTCACAATGGGATTTCTGTCAGGTCCACACTTACCCTGTCATTGCTGAACCTGTGCACTGCACGTGCTGGCTCAGCTTTTATTCCAAATCACGTGAAATGGTTTAGACTTTCAACTGTAaatgctaccaaaaaaaaaatgagttggAAAACTTCAAGTTGTCAGTGTCTTTTTGTcaaagaaatgctgctttgtCAGTGAGTCTTTCAGTATGGGTCATTTAATAATGgcaaaaaaagtaatgaataaATCTTTGTGACTGTAGATATAACCGACACCTTTTGTTGGTGAAGGAAGAAAGATCCTGCCAGCTAGATTCTTTTGGGTTGGAGAGGGGCCATGCCGATGTTTCCCTGTGCTTGGTTGCAGGCCTGAGGAGCTCGTACGcgagccagcacagccagctggggcaggagctgcgCCCCGCGGTGTCCCCGGACATGCACATCACCCCCATCTACGAGGGCAGGACGTTCTACAGCCCCGTGTTCCGCAGCCCCAACCACGGCACCGTCGAGCTGCACCACGGCTCCCAGGCCGCCCTGTTCCGCACCGGCTCCGGTGGGTGACGGCCACGGGCTCTGCCCGAGCCCCGCGTCCCACACACGGGGAtagaggagagcagggctcagATAGGTAATACCAGTGCAAAGGAAGAACTAGAGGGGATCAATTAATGGAGATAAAGCCAGGTTTGAAGGACTTAAAATAACCAGCGGGAATTAAAAGGCTTTGGCGATGTTTGCGGGGAATGCCTGGGGCGATCTCTCAGTGTCAGCCCGGGGTCAGAGCGTGTTCTGTTTGATATCGCACGCTCAGGTACATCTGAGATAAGCGTATTTCATGACACACGGGATTTATTGCTTCCTCTTGCATTCCCTGTGCATCGCTCTCTTATGAATTGAGTTGGTGCATCGGTTTTTTATTCATCAATACAGTGAAATGAGAGCTTGCCACTAAAATTACCTACTGCAtctttcacagtaaaaatacCGTTCTACCCAACTTCTCAGCAAAGGGTAATGGTaaatgctgcagctgaggaTTGTCTGTGGAAACTGAGATATTCCTCTAGTACCTCACAGAATTGCTACTCATGTATTTTGAAGAGCACAGGCATTAGATTAGTACtaggatttattttctgcaggGAGAAATCTAATGTATGTTGCAGTGCAGTTTGTTCTTTAAGGTTGATTAAAAATTTGTATAGTGATTTCAAAAAACTCTCAAAATATTAGAGTGAGTTAGTTAAGTAACTCCAGAAAAAATTATAGAGAACTGGCCAATTCATGTCATGTTTTCACACACttgaaaatggctttttaatgCTTGCTAATACCAAGAGAATGAAGTGCTGAATGAGGCACCAGTTTTTGCAGTTCTTCTGCTTTCTACAACCTACAGTAAATGGAGTTTGTCAGAATGTGCCAATGAGGAAATATAATTAGAAAttggaattctttttttccttgtctacTTAATACCACTTACCTTGAAAGAACAAAAGCCACAACAACAGCTCTGTTCAGTCAGGGAGATGCATGTTCCTGTTCCTGAACTGCCCGGCCTCATCTTCATCCTCTTGTTACCTTTTGTTAGGGAAAATGTTTGTGTAGTTGGGAAAAGCAAAGTATCTATTATACTATTATATAGTATAAACAATAAACAATGTAAATTTTTGTTTacttacttttcctttttggtgTAGTTGGTGAATTGATGTTATAAactttgaaaacacttttcacCCTGATTTCTACTTGTTGACACTTTAAATACTTGTTGAGGCAAGCTGAGGCACAAGCCTGATCCCACCAAACTTCTCATTCTGTAACTAACCTCTCCACCTTCCCTGGGACGctgaggaatttctccctgaaaTCTGACGGCAGCTTCCCATGTGGAACTGTGCACATTTTCAAGGCCAATGTTTTATTGCTTGCACTGGTAACTAGATGTGGCCCCTTCTGTTCAGCAGAGCTTTGTTACCCGGTTGGTTTTGACACTGTTCTGTCCTAGGCGTGGGCAACCTGCAGCGCTCCTCCAGCCAGCGTAGCACCCTCACATACCAAAGAAACAACTACGGGCTGCCCGCGGCGTTCGCGGAGCCGCTGCGGGCGGTGCCGTTCCGGCTGCCCGAGCCCGGCTACGGCCGCGCCCTGCCCGCGCCCGACGGCGGCACCACGCGCTCCCCCTCCATCGACAGCATCCACAAGGACCCCAGGCAAGTCTCACCGCACGCGGCACCCCGCGCCGCAGTTTGCCATGGCTTAGTCCGTCACGACTCGTCAGCGACTCAGATCTGTGCCTTTATAGCCAAAATAACAAACACGGGCTGCCCCTTGCAGTCAGAAAGAGCAGCTGTTACGCATTTtgttattacatttttcttccgtgCTTATTTTCATGGAGAAGTTATTACAGGAAATAGTAACAACTTTAATGATATTTGACTGGATTATTCCACATATTTTTAGTAAGTCTACAGAGTAACCTGTAATACTGTGGTGAGCTTTTTCATTGTATGAATGAGAATTGGGGCTTGAAAATTCAAAAGTACAGACCTAATTTTTTTGAATGAATTTTTCATGAGCAGCCTGCTTAAATATCAAAACAAAGTAAGTTTAGAAATCATTTATAAATGTGGCATTTTGAAAGTGaacacatgtattttttaaatgattacTGCTTTGTTGTTGGAAATGTCTGTGCACAGTGTGGGCCACTGGCAAGGGTAGTGTTGTCATTGCCATTTACTATAGACACTGTGCACTGAAACCTTGTATTTGAACCTGGGGGTATCAAAGCCCAGGCCATGCACAGCTTGGAGGGGTTTATGGCACTGTGTATGTTCAGTGTGGGTTTGGGATTGGTAGGAATTCTGGTCCCTCCTCAGATTGCTGGTCACTGAGGCAGCTCCCAGGCAATCCTTGGCTGTGGAAGCACATTGCACATCCTGCTGGTTCAGAGGGAGCAGGAAGTggggcagctgctcctgcaggagctgggctcaGCTATGCCTTGGGGGCTGTCCTAGGGGCATGCTGGGCACCAGGGAAACCTGGAGCAGAGATGGTGAGAGGGAGCCTCACACTGAATCCCTGGTCCTGCCTACAGTGTGTTGTAGCACTGGGCACTTCCTCCAGCCCGGGGCTGTCCTGCCATCTTGACAATAAAAGCACTGCTTTAATGGATTTTGTTATTCTATTTATTGGTGGAAAttcatatatttaattattttaatagataTTGAGGGCCTGGATTAATTTCATTCAACTGAGTGCTACATTCATCCAAATGATGTTAATAGGATAATCCTAGCTCTAAGTAAAAACTTGCTGGCTGACTGCTCTGGCATGTGGCAGGAAGAGTTACTTATAACAGGGGTGCTTCACATTCATAGCAAGGAACTTTAAAGAAATTCTGACTCAGTTGTCACTGCTGATGCACCTTCTTAGCTTGTAATCTCCCAGTGGAATAGCTTCCACTTAATCTGTTCCAGTTTCCTATGTGCACatggtgctgtgccaggggccAGAGAAGCAGGTTACACAGCCCCAGAGTGGGCTGTTGGGAAGCACCACTCTGGAATGAGAGGGAAAGCTACTAGTTTTACTAGAAAGGCAGTTTTCCCTAAGATTTTCCTATCATTAGTATGGAGAAATAAACCTTGGAGTTGTTGAGCAGTTCAAAGTGGGCACAGAACTGAGCTTCCTCTTTGGGTGAGTCCTGGGAAGACTTCACTGGCCAGGCCAACATTAGCCTTGGAACAACTCCCCAGGTACTGTTCTCAGAACATATTtggctcttttcttttttaatttacttgGATTTTTGAACATGGGAAAACTTGAGATACTACTTCATCCCCCCCCCAGTCCTCCTTTACAGAAGGCAGATTGCCCAACAACTATTAATTGACTATATTTCTATATCTGTGAATTGGACATGGGTGTGTTTCATGACTTTTCTAGGATTGGTCTGCACAAAATTATGATGGTTTAATGAagggtattttattttaataattttaaatttacagtCCCTGAATAACTCAGATCAAACAAACTTCTTGCACCTGATCCTGCCGATGACACTTCAGGGTGTGCAGGTTTTAATTGGTTTCAGCTTAGGAAGAACATTGAGCACCAACAGAAAAATGTTGTGGAAGAGATGACCCTGAGCAGCACTGTTGAGGGGGTATCAGTTGCattatataattaatttttgggATATTTATGTAGGTTGAAGCATTTGAGTTGGCGTAACTTTAGtgtatatttgtatttgtgtgGTCCACAAGCCAAGGGAAGCTCCATGGATATAGTGTCCTTGTCCAGTTAGAAGACTAAAAGGTGATGTGACTCGTTATCCCAATGTACCTGGTTTTCCTCCTTGCCCTGGTACTCCAGAACAAAACTGGAATTGTTGACAAGATGTTCCTGCACTTAGTGAACACGCTGTGTTTGGGGGTAATGCCTTCTCTGCACTGTGCTCTCCATGCAGGGAGTTTGCGTGGCGGGATCCGGAGCTGCCCGAGGTGATCCACATGCTGCAGCACCAGTTCCCGTCGGTGCAGGCCAACGCGGCTGCCTACCTGCAGCACCTGTGCTTCGGGGACAACAGGGTCAAAACAGAGGTatgtgctcctgcagcacctgtgCTTTGGGACAGCAGGGTCCAAACAGAGGtatgtgctgcctgtgcccctggCACGGGGCAAGCACACCAGGCCTCGCCTCTGCTCGTGGGTTTCAGCACATGGTGTTTGTGACCTCGTGTTTCTGGGTGTGCCACATGCATGCTAATATTGCAGTACCTGCAGATGTGTCgttacacacatacacaaacacaaatTTTTCCTATCATAAGAGCTGCATGGGAATTCTATGGAAATCTTTTACCTCAAAGTCGTGTAATCCAGCAGAACTGTAAAGTTTGTTTGCCAGAGCCTGGCTTTGTGTAACCAGGTGATGACTGGAGACTAGAACAACCAGGAGCTCTAGAAGGCTTTCACTGTTTTTGATCAGTGTCTTAAGGCATCATAGGGAATGAGTGATCTGTCAGGCAAAGGAAAGGAGTCTAATCCTAGAAATACGTAGAGGACAGTGTTTATGTAACTATGATGTGGGGGAGGGATACATCTGGGTGAATATTAAGAGTGTTGTTGAAATTTCTAGAAACTTTTCACTTGAAGAACTACTGtttttgcagagcagctgtgagctGTTGGTCTGAAggaatttgttttttcattcacatcctatgtgtgtgtgtgttatctGTTCTTTTCAGTATAAATTTTGTTTATGTTAATAAAATGCTGGTGCAACTTTTATAAGAAGATAGCCCAACATAATTCACTATTGCTGGGAGGCAGATGAAGAAGTAGTGGTGGTTTTGATGTTCTGGTGATGATCACTGTGATAATCAGCACTTATTTCTAATATTCCCTAAAAAATTTTCTGAGATATaggaaattactttaaaaactgcattGCTGGGAAACAATTAAAGCAGTAAGTGTTCTCTGAACACAGCAAGTGACTGAAAATGCCCCTCAGTCTTTGCAATGGCGGGGGGCTTCCCAGGAATTCCGGTCCCATGTAACAGTCAAGTCAGGAAGGTTTAGCAGCTGTTTCTTCTGGAAGTGGAATGGGATGTACGGTTCCCATAAAAACAAAAGGCTTTTACGTCTGTGGAGTGAGATGGGTGAGATCAGTGGGTGCTGATGGTCCTGACATTCTACTTTCCAGGTCTGTAGGCTGGGAGGAATCAAGCACCTGGTAGATCTCCTGGATCACAGAGTGCTGGAGGTTCAGAAGAATGCCTGTGGTGCGCTGAGGAACCTGGTTTATGGGAAGTCTACTGACGAGAACAAAATAGCCATGAAGAACGTGGGAGGGATCCCGGCCCTCCTGCGGCTGCTGAGGAAGTCGGTCGATGCCGAGGTCAAGGAGCTGGTAACAGGTGAGCTGGTTGATCCCTCCTGGATCGTGTCCTTCCTCTGAggctcctccctcccccaggcAGTGCCAAGCACTCACAGTGTGTGTGATTTTCCTGACGTGGCTGTCAGGCAGACACGGGGCAACTGGAGCTGGCACTTGGATTGACACACACTCGAGTATCACCTAAGCAGGGAGCAGAAACTCCTCACCTTCCACATGCAGAGGTGCTGGGGCCAGCAGGGATCTGCTGAGATGGGTAAATGGCCTCAGCAGTCCTTGGTCCAGAGCTGTTTGTGTGGGGATTGTTCACTCTTACACAGTGATGGAAGTCACAGTTAATGGCTGTTGAAAAATAGCTTCTGGGAAATTTCCCCTCTACCTACGGTCTCAGGCTGTCTCTTTGGACCTGGGCAGATGATTCCATAACAGCTCAATACTTGCTTTTCAGTGTACCTCCACAACCATGAGGAACAAAGAGGCATCCCAAATTACCCTGTAATCTGTTACCTTAATACAGCATTCCACCAGCTCCTAATATCACTTTCCTTGTCTGTGAATGGAAACCTCCCAGATTATAACTGCCTTTACCTTCCATGTTTATTTGTAATAAGCACTAAATTTGGTCCCAATTATCTTAAAATAAGAACCTAGAAATAATCAGGTTGTGTCCTCATTTTAAGGTGAAGGCTGAAGGGCTGTGTAACATACAGCTCTGCTTCAGGGTGAGCAGCTGAAGTCTTCTCCCAAATTAAGAGACagagggtcctgggggagctTTTGCCTTCACATACTGAACTCAGTAAATAAATCATTAATCACTCAACTGATCTGCCTCTGTGTGAGTCCAGCCTCTGGGCAGATTTGGCCTTGGGTACTCAGTGGGACTCCCATGATTTGCTCCCAGGCTAATCCCCACGGAGAAGATAATATTTGCACAAGTGTAATGGGCTTCTTGGAGGAATTTTTATGATAAAACCCAGCACCACAACTTCAGAGggtacttttctttaaattatattttaatttcccagTTGATAATCAATTCTCTTTTGTTACTGAAGTCTTACTGTACAGGAGCTGCAGCTAAGAATcataaataatacttttaaCATGGCTCTAAAATGGCTCTGTGGTGGTATCAAAAGTATGAAGAATCCCCGAGCACTTTAAAATGTGCAGCATTCATTGTTGGTAGGTCTTTTTTCTTTAGGGAGTAGTTTTGTACATAGTTTAATCATATCCAGAAAATTGTCTTACAGGACTAATTTTGCAGGTGCCATTTCTGTGGAAGTGCCTTTTACATCCACTCTTTAGCCAGCTCTGTAGCAGGGCTGCACTACCCTTGTGTGTGAGCTGAACCCCGAGAGCAGGAGCTCTAGGAACCCCTGTGGGACACAGGAGGAACTTCAGCTGCCTGTAACCAGAAATCAAGACAAAAGCAATCAGTAAATCTCCTCATGTCTGTATTCTCCCATGGAGCCCCTTAATTAGAGGGGCTTCTCTTAGCCCCCCTCAAGAGAAGACAACGAGGTGTCTCATGCAAAGATTtgtctttcttatttttgtgtGGCTGTATTAAAAACTTTTGCTGTCTTATAAACTTTCATTTTTGTGAACTCCTGTAGCATTTGCTGTCTGGTCCCCTCCTagtttatttctgaagaaatggaTGTTCAAGATCTAGTCACAGGGGAACCCAAGTGGTTTGGGCAGCTGTTGAGGGGCTGTTGAGAAGCTGCTGCCGGCCGGGTTTGCCGAGTGTGCATGGCCACGCAACCGCACAATCAGGAAAATACTGTGTGTGAGGGAAGTATTTTGAGTAAGATCAGTACCTGGTGAGACTTTGGATGAACTTTATGCTGTGTTTTATGATGAAAAAGAGGATTCAATGCTGTGTTTAGCATATTGTTTGCATATACAGTTCTGCTGGTGACTTATGTATCTGGATGTAACATACAGAGATTGTGCAGGGCAGGGAACTAGGGATTTGTGCCCAAGGATAAAAGATGGATGGCAGTTCCATATGGCTGGTGGGTCAATGGAACACGCTCTGGACTTGCTGTTgtttccaggaagaaaattttttacaTCCACTCTGCTCTTCAGTACCTGATTTCCCGGCGTACAGTGCGAGGGAGCAGGAATATCAGGGCAGGCCATTCTTATCATTGGAAAAACCCCCATACCCTCCTCTGCTGTTCCACAttgctttcctcctttttggATGATGGCTTTCCAAGTTCTGCCTGCTCTAGAATCACACCACATATTTAAAGTGATGTCTTTTAAGTTTGAATGTTGCTTCATGTTTGTTTGCCAAGTGTCTGCTGACTTTACTGCAATGGAAATCTCTTCTAAGGGGTTCTCTGGAACTTGTCTTCGTGTGATGCTGTGAAGATGACAATCATTAGAGACGCTCTGTCCACGCTGACAAACACTGTGATAGTGCCCCACTCGGGATGGAACAGCTCCTCCTTTGACGATGatcataaaattaaattccagaCTTCCCTGGTTCTGCGCAATACAACAGGATGCCTGAGGTATCTGCTCTTCTAGAAGGCTCCCTTTTAAAGACTAGTCATGTTGTCCAGGTCCTTTTCATACcatagttttaaaaacagaagagttGTTTTATTCTATGAATTACAAAATTCCATCATTTAGGCAGCTTTTCCaattgttcttctttttttctgttaaaaaatacGAAAATTACCAAGTTAGTCACTAAGAGTTACTGACCGATGAATTACCAATCAGCTACATCAACACCTTCTGCAAACTGTCTAATAAATGGTTGTCTGTCCTTGCCTACACCACGTTCCTTGGTTATTCCAACCCTCAGGAACCTGAGCTCCGCCGGGGAGGAGGCGCGGAAGCAGATGAGGTCCTGCGAGGGGCTGGTCGACTCGCTGCTCTACGTGATCCACACCTGTGTGAACACCTCGGACTACGACAGCAAGGTGTGTGCACGGCTCACCTACAGATGGGATGGTGCTGAGTGTCTGCTGGGATCTCTGGGCTTTGTGTGGCCCAGCTGAGCACGGTGGTGTCCATGCCCGACTGGCATCGCTCCCCAGCCCTGGTTGGGAGGCACAGCCAAActcagctgcacagcacagcatcacTCCTCGTTTGCAGCCGTGCTGCAGAAGTCATGCctcaataaaataataataagctcttgtgcttttcattttcagaatacTAAAGAATAAGCCACTATAGCAGAGACCACTGTTATAAGTATTGTCAGATTTAAGAGAGATTgcagttttcccagagaaacagcCCAAGCACTGCCCAGAGCCCAGCATTAGAATTTAGAGCTTGTGCTCCCAGCACCTTTTCGCCTCTGCTGgactggtttggtttggtttgtctCTGTGTGAGAAAGAACTGGTGACAAGGCATCTCTCTGATTTGGTTCAGACAGTGGAGAACTGTGTGTGCACCCTGAGGAACCTTTCCTACCgcctggagctggaggtgccccaggcACGGCTGCTGGGAATCAATGAGCTGGATGACTTGCTGGGAAAGGAGTCACCCAGCAAAGACTCGGAGCCAagctgctgggggaaaaaaaaaaagaagaaaaaaaaaacttcccaGGAGGATCAGGTTTGCGTTTTCCTTGTACTGCCAGTGCCTCAGATGGGGTTTGGCTCACGGTGGGGGAGGACGTATCTTGATGAAAATGATCCTGTGCTGAATAAAAATGGAGGTTTTGTGTTGTTACAAATCTGTGTTCCTTTCTCAGTGGGACGGAGTTGGCCCTATCCCAGGATTTTCCAAGTCTCCTAAAGGGGTGGAGATGCTCTGGCACCCATCGGTGGTGAAGCCGTACCTGACACTTCTGGCAGAGAGCTCCAACCCAGCCACTctggagggctctgcaggaTCTCTCCAGAACCTCTCTGCAGGCAACTGGAAGGTATGGGaattcttcctcctcttcctctccttgtaCTCTGGTTGCTTTTTCTGATAAGATCTTGGAGTGTGTTTGGGGGGAATATGCAATTTTCTCACGTGCACCTGAGCGTTCCC includes these proteins:
- the PKP4 gene encoding plakophilin-4 isoform X2, which codes for MPAPEQSPMVEEGLPQTAQETSTGPGMEPEATATTILASVKEQELQFQRLTRELEVERQIVANQLERCRLGAESPSVASTSSTEKSFPWRSSDPPPTGVSKPQVSEGVHTNAYDIRTEAEQGTLYSPEQTSLHERSVGNSRSSTQMNSYSDSGYQEISSFHNSQNLSKSELRQQHSLVGPTNNHVVRSSRAEGQTSVQPSVNPAPNRVMRRVSSVPSRAQSPSYVVSTGVSPSRGSLRTSLGSGYGSPGVAEQRSLASHGYSSTTLPVQRAASPYAHRPASPSAVRRVGSLTARQANPNGGASQYQTVGRVGSPLALADVQTRVGSPSQTQLGSSSPKRSGMTAVPQHLGTTLQRTIHDVEQYGQQYEIYERMVPPRPDSLTGLRSSYASQHSQLGQELRPAVSPDMHITPIYEGRTFYSPVFRSPNHGTVELHHGSQAALFRTGSGVGNLQRSSSQRSTLTYQRNNYGLPAAFAEPLRAVPFRLPEPGYGRALPAPDGGTTRSPSIDSIHKDPREFAWRDPELPEVIHMLQHQFPSVQANAAAYLQHLCFGDNRVKTEVCRLGGIKHLVDLLDHRVLEVQKNACGALRNLVYGKSTDENKIAMKNVGGIPALLRLLRKSVDAEVKELVTGVLWNLSSCDAVKMTIIRDALSTLTNTVIVPHSGWNSSSFDDDHKIKFQTSLVLRNTTGCLRNLSSAGEEARKQMRSCEGLVDSLLYVIHTCVNTSDYDSKTVENCVCTLRNLSYRLELEVPQARLLGINELDDLLGKESPSKDSEPSCWGKKKKKKKKTSQEDQWDGVGPIPGFSKSPKGVEMLWHPSVVKPYLTLLAESSNPATLEGSAGSLQNLSAGNWKFAAYIRAAVRKEKGLPILVELLRMDNDRVVSSVATALRNMALDVRNKELIGKYAMRDLVNRLPGGNGPSVLSDETVAAICCALHEVTSKNMENAKALADTGGIEKLVNITKGRGDRSSLKVVKAAAQVLNTLWQYRDLRSIYKKDGWNQSHFITPVSTLERERFKSHPSLSTGNQQMSPVMQSAPSYSAWTILCLLHSVKQLASRSETGLELVRSPTRNRNSWNRCTVALNLVITNALGSTPKLCYMTAFCVKAGGMRVSKKQETGPAEKTTKAAGKEKSRYCSAEPAPLCPRVKVRSAIVSFSKPQNMGVLVTEALSKMSHKIHAAALQVAHQKPQPTLEKFILPKRIYIIQQPRKC
- the PKP4 gene encoding plakophilin-4 isoform X6 — translated: MPAPEQSPMVEEGLPQTAQETSTGPGMEPEATATTILASVKEQELQFQRLTRELEVERQIVANQLERCRLGAESPSVASTSSTEKSFPWRSSDPPPTGVSKPQVSEGVHTNAYDIRTEAEQGTLYSPEQTSLHESEGSVGNSRSSTQMNSYSDSGYQEISSFHNSQNLSKSELRQQHSLVGPTNNHVVRSSRAEGQTSVQPSVNPAPNRVMRRVSSVPSRAQSPSYVVSTGVSPSRGSLRTSLGSGYGSPGVAEQRSLASHGYSSTTLPVQRAASPYAHRPASPSAVRRVGSLTARQANPNGGASQYQTVGRVGSPLALADVQTRVGSPSQTQLGSSSPKRSGMTAVPQHLGTTLQRTIHDVEQYGQQYEIYERMVPPRPDSLTGLRSSYASQHSQLGQELRPAVSPDMHITPIYEGRTFYSPVFRSPNHGTVELHHGSQAALFRTGSGVGNLQRSSSQRSTLTYQRNNYGLPAAFAEPLRAVPFRLPEPGYGRALPAPDGGTTRSPSIDSIHKDPREFAWRDPELPEVIHMLQHQFPSVQANAAAYLQHLCFGDNRVKTEVCRLGGIKHLVDLLDHRVLEVQKNACGALRNLVYGKSTDENKIAMKNVGGIPALLRLLRKSVDAEVKELVTGVLWNLSSCDAVKMTIIRDALSTLTNTVIVPHSGWNSSSFDDDHKIKFQTSLVLRNTTGCLRNLSSAGEEARKQMRSCEGLVDSLLYVIHTCVNTSDYDSKTVENCVCTLRNLSYRLELEVPQARLLGINELDDLLGKESPSKDSEPSCWGKKKKKKKKTSQEDQWDGVGPIPGFSKSPKGVEMLWHPSVVKPYLTLLAESSNPATLEGSAGSLQNLSAGNWKFAAYIRAAVRKEKGLPILVELLRMDNDRVVSSVATALRNMALDVRNKELIGKYAMRDLVNRLPGGNGPSVLSDETVAAICCALHEVTSKNMENAKALADTGGIEKLVNITKGRGDRSSLKVVKAAAQVLNTLWQYRDLRSIYKKDGWNQSHFITPVSTLERERFKSHPSLSTGNQQMSPVMQSAPSYSAWTILCLLHSVKQLASRSETGLELVRSPTRNRNSWNRCTVALNLVITNALGSTPKLCYMTAFCG